From a single Miscanthus floridulus cultivar M001 unplaced genomic scaffold, ASM1932011v1 fs_875_2, whole genome shotgun sequence genomic region:
- the LOC136533376 gene encoding uncharacterized protein, which produces MANHGAAALLLIASLLVAVALSGADARLSAVRHNAAAALRARLTVRRDAHGGYVLVAKAAPVPELTCTEVHGVQAGETCFSVGQGAGLTQEQFLGFNPNINCEKIFVGQWVCLQATSA; this is translated from the exons ATGGCGAACCATGGCGCTGCCGCCCTCCTCCTGATCGCGTCCCTCCTCGTGGCAGTCGCCCTCTCCGGGGCCGACGCGAGGCTCAGCGCCGTGCGCCACAACGCGGCGGCGGCCCTCCGTGCGAGGCTCACCGTGCGCCGCGACGCGCATGGAG GTTACGTGTTGGTGGCAAAGGCTGCGCCGGTGCCGGAGCTGACATGCACCGAGGTGCACGGAGTGCAGGCGGGCGAGACGTGCTTTTCCGTGGGCCAGGGCGCGGGGCTGACCCAAGAGCAGTTCCTCGGCTTCAACCCCAACATCAACTGCGAGAAGATATTTGTCGGCCAGTGGGTCTGCCTTCAAGCCACGTCCGCTTGA